In Streptomyces sclerotialus, one genomic interval encodes:
- a CDS encoding 2-oxoacid:ferredoxin oxidoreductase subunit beta: MTETISEGAAQIEALSLVPKAEAKQSMKDFKSDQEVRWCPGCGDYAILAAVQGFMPELGLAKENIVFVSGIGCSSRFPYYMNTYGMHSIHGRAPAIATGLASSRRDLSVWVVTGDGDALSIGGNHLIHALRRNVNLKILLFNNRIYGLTKGQYSPTSEVGKITKSTPMGSLDAPFNPVSLAIGAEASFVARTVDSDRKHLTSVLRQAAAHPGTALVEIYQNCNIFNDGAFEVLKDKEKAEEAVIRLEHGQPIRFGAPAEDGLGSKGVVRDPATGDLRVIDVTQEGTAGVLVHDAHSPSPTTAFALSRLADADTLHHTPIGVLRSVDRPVYDTEMSDQLDAAIEQKGKGDLATLLAGNDTWTVVG, translated from the coding sequence ATGACTGAGACGATCTCGGAGGGAGCGGCTCAGATCGAGGCGCTTTCCCTGGTGCCCAAGGCCGAGGCCAAGCAGTCCATGAAGGACTTCAAGTCCGATCAGGAAGTGCGCTGGTGCCCCGGCTGCGGCGACTACGCCATCCTCGCCGCCGTGCAGGGCTTCATGCCCGAGCTCGGCCTGGCGAAGGAGAACATCGTCTTCGTCTCCGGCATCGGCTGCTCCTCCCGCTTCCCGTACTACATGAACACCTACGGGATGCACTCCATCCACGGCCGCGCCCCGGCCATCGCCACGGGCCTGGCCTCCTCCCGGCGGGACCTGTCGGTGTGGGTGGTCACCGGTGACGGCGACGCGCTCTCCATCGGCGGCAACCACCTCATCCACGCCCTGCGACGGAACGTCAACCTCAAGATCCTGCTGTTCAACAACCGGATCTACGGCCTGACCAAGGGCCAGTACTCGCCCACCTCCGAGGTCGGCAAGATCACCAAGTCGACGCCGATGGGCTCCCTGGACGCGCCCTTCAACCCGGTCTCCCTCGCAATCGGCGCCGAGGCGTCCTTCGTCGCGCGCACCGTCGACTCCGACCGCAAGCACCTCACCTCGGTGCTCCGCCAGGCCGCGGCCCACCCCGGCACGGCACTGGTGGAGATCTACCAGAACTGCAACATCTTCAACGACGGCGCGTTCGAGGTGCTCAAGGACAAGGAGAAGGCCGAGGAGGCCGTGATCCGGCTGGAGCACGGGCAGCCGATCCGGTTCGGCGCCCCCGCAGAGGACGGCCTCGGCTCCAAGGGCGTCGTCCGCGACCCGGCCACCGGTGATCTGCGGGTCATCGACGTCACCCAGGAGGGCACCGCCGGCGTGCTCGTGCACGACGCGCACAGCCCCTCCCCCACCACGGCCTTCGCCCTCTCCCGGCTCGCCGACGCGGACACCCTGCACCACACCCCCATCGGCGTGCTGCGCAGCGTGGACCGGCCGGTCTACGACACGGAGATGAGCGACCAGCTGGACGCCGCCATCGAGCAGAAGGGCAAGGGCGACCTCGCCACCCTGCTCGCCGGCAACGACACCTGGACGGTCGTCGGCTGA
- the rarD gene encoding EamA family transporter RarD encodes MSSPSEQRTGLAFGFAAYGLWGFLPLYWHLLSAASPTEILASRMAWSLPVAFLMLAALRRWSWIRPLLRQPRRLGLVVVAAAVISVNWYLYIWAVNAGHVLEASLGYFINPLVSIAFGVIFLRERLRPLQWTAVGVGTLAVLVMAVAYGRVPWVALALAFSFATYSLVKKGIKLGGVEGFGMETVVQFLPALACLVLLGVRGESGFLDGGTGQALLLAGSGLATALPLIAFGAAAVRLPLSVLGMLQYLAPTFQFVLGLTVFHEAMPPERWAGFVLVWLALAVLTWDALRTARSSRAALAAARASAAEAVAEGAGPETVAEAAGPAPEPAGPTTGPAATSAKP; translated from the coding sequence GTGTCATCCCCGTCCGAGCAGCGCACCGGCCTGGCCTTCGGCTTCGCCGCGTACGGCCTGTGGGGCTTCCTCCCCCTCTACTGGCACCTGCTGTCCGCCGCCTCCCCCACCGAGATCCTGGCCAGCCGCATGGCCTGGTCACTGCCGGTGGCCTTCCTCATGCTGGCCGCGCTGCGCCGCTGGTCCTGGATACGTCCGCTGCTGCGGCAGCCCAGGCGGCTCGGCCTGGTCGTGGTCGCGGCCGCCGTCATCTCGGTCAACTGGTACCTCTACATCTGGGCGGTCAACGCCGGCCATGTGCTGGAGGCGTCCCTCGGCTACTTCATCAACCCGCTGGTCAGCATCGCCTTCGGCGTGATCTTCCTGCGCGAGCGGCTGCGACCGCTGCAGTGGACCGCGGTGGGCGTCGGCACGCTGGCGGTGCTGGTCATGGCCGTCGCCTACGGCCGGGTGCCGTGGGTCGCCCTCGCGCTCGCCTTCTCCTTCGCGACGTACAGCCTGGTCAAGAAGGGCATCAAGCTCGGCGGTGTCGAGGGCTTCGGCATGGAGACGGTGGTCCAGTTCCTGCCCGCGCTGGCCTGTCTCGTCCTGCTCGGCGTCCGGGGCGAGTCCGGCTTCCTCGACGGCGGCACCGGCCAGGCCCTGCTGCTCGCGGGCAGCGGCCTCGCGACCGCCCTGCCGCTGATCGCCTTCGGCGCTGCCGCGGTCCGGCTGCCGCTGTCGGTGCTCGGCATGCTCCAGTACCTCGCGCCGACCTTCCAGTTCGTGCTGGGTCTCACCGTCTTCCACGAGGCCATGCCGCCCGAGCGCTGGGCGGGCTTCGTCCTCGTGTGGCTGGCTCTGGCCGTGCTGACCTGGGACGCGCTGCGTACGGCGCGGTCGTCCCGGGCCGCGCTGGCCGCCGCCCGCGCCTCCGCCGCCGAGGCGGTGGCGGAGGGCGCCGGACCGGAGACCGTGGCGGAGGCCGCCGGCCCCGCACCCGAGCCCGCCGGACCCACCACCGGACCGGCCGCCACGTCGGCCAAGCCGTGA
- a CDS encoding ABC transporter permease produces the protein MSRTETAAQARQRAQARTADGAPDVRSPNPLWTLGLLRNEIGTTFRRRRTLVLLAVLACVPVLVGIAVRVQTSDGGGHGPAFISLVTNNGLFLVFTSLAATLPVFLPMALGVVAGDAIAGEAGAGTLRYLLVVPAGRTRLLLVKYVTALVFSLVATLVVAASALAVGALLFRLGEVTLLSGTTVPFTEGLLRALAVAGVVALSLTGVAALGLFVSTLTGSGIAAMAATVGLVITAQILDTIPQLAAVQPYLFPHYWLSFADLLRDPVYWDDIRTNLGLQVVYALVFGSAAWARFTTRDITA, from the coding sequence ATGTCGCGGACTGAGACGGCGGCGCAGGCGCGGCAGCGGGCGCAGGCGCGTACGGCGGACGGCGCGCCGGACGTACGCTCCCCGAACCCCCTGTGGACGCTCGGCCTGCTGCGCAACGAGATCGGTACGACGTTCCGGCGCCGCCGCACCCTCGTCCTGCTCGCCGTGCTGGCCTGCGTACCGGTACTGGTCGGGATCGCCGTACGCGTCCAGACCTCGGACGGCGGCGGGCACGGCCCGGCCTTCATCTCGCTGGTGACCAACAACGGGCTGTTCCTGGTCTTCACCTCCCTCGCGGCCACCCTCCCGGTGTTCCTGCCGATGGCGCTGGGGGTGGTCGCCGGGGACGCGATCGCGGGCGAGGCGGGCGCCGGGACGCTGCGGTACCTGCTGGTCGTCCCCGCGGGCCGGACCCGTCTGCTGCTCGTCAAATACGTCACCGCGCTGGTGTTCTCCCTGGTGGCGACCCTGGTGGTGGCGGCCTCCGCGCTGGCCGTCGGCGCGCTGCTGTTCCGGCTGGGGGAGGTCACGCTGCTGTCGGGGACGACCGTGCCGTTCACCGAGGGCCTGCTGCGGGCGCTGGCGGTCGCGGGTGTGGTCGCGCTCTCGCTCACCGGCGTGGCGGCGCTGGGGCTGTTCGTCTCCACGCTCACCGGGAGCGGCATCGCGGCGATGGCGGCGACGGTCGGACTGGTGATCACCGCCCAGATCCTGGACACGATCCCGCAGCTGGCGGCCGTGCAGCCGTACCTCTTCCCGCACTACTGGCTGAGCTTCGCCGATCTGCTGCGGGACCCGGTCTACTGGGACGACATCCGCACCAACCTCGGCCTCCAGGTGGTCTACGCACTGGTCTTCGGCTCGGCGGCCTGGGCCCGCTTCACGACACGGGACATCACGGCCTGA
- a CDS encoding ABC transporter ATP-binding protein produces MAPPSSDGDRGAGLEGGAAGPPVIETRGLTKSYGSGRPAVQGLDLSVPPGSVFGFLGPNGSGKTTTIRMLMGLIRPTAGGARLLGEPMPAAARRVLPRVGALIEGPALYGFLTGRANLLRYDAADPTADPRTRSARVAAALDRVGLAAAAGKKARAYSLGMKQRLGLAATLLRPRDLLILDEPTNGLDPQGMREIRGLVRELAADGTTVFLSSHLLDEIEQVCTHAAVMSRGRLITQGTVAGLAAGTRGRLAVTTPDTADAARVLKEHGLSDLVVAEDRVTGELPEGPDPAVLNAALVTAGVRVRGFGTERASLEDVFVALTGEGFDVAD; encoded by the coding sequence ATGGCGCCACCGTCGTCGGACGGGGATCGTGGAGCAGGCCTCGAAGGCGGCGCGGCCGGTCCGCCCGTCATCGAGACGCGCGGGCTGACCAAGTCGTACGGGAGCGGACGGCCGGCCGTCCAAGGGCTCGACCTGTCCGTACCGCCCGGCAGCGTCTTCGGCTTCCTCGGCCCCAACGGCTCCGGCAAGACCACCACCATCCGCATGCTGATGGGGCTGATCCGGCCGACGGCGGGCGGCGCCCGGCTGCTCGGCGAGCCGATGCCCGCCGCCGCGCGCCGGGTGCTGCCCCGGGTCGGCGCGCTCATCGAGGGCCCGGCTCTCTACGGCTTCCTCACCGGGCGGGCCAACCTGCTGCGGTACGACGCCGCCGACCCGACCGCCGACCCCCGCACCCGGTCCGCACGGGTCGCCGCCGCGCTGGACCGGGTGGGCCTGGCCGCGGCCGCCGGCAAGAAGGCACGCGCGTACTCACTCGGCATGAAGCAGCGGCTCGGGCTGGCCGCCACCCTGCTGCGCCCCCGTGACCTGCTGATCCTGGACGAACCGACCAACGGCCTGGACCCGCAGGGCATGCGCGAGATCCGCGGCCTGGTGCGCGAACTGGCCGCCGACGGCACGACCGTCTTCCTCTCCTCCCATCTCCTGGACGAGATCGAACAGGTCTGTACGCACGCCGCCGTGATGTCCCGCGGCCGGCTGATCACGCAGGGCACGGTCGCCGGGCTCGCGGCCGGGACGCGCGGCCGGCTGGCCGTCACCACGCCGGACACCGCGGACGCGGCCCGGGTGCTCAAGGAACACGGCCTGTCCGATCTCGTGGTCGCCGAGGACCGGGTGACGGGAGAGCTGCCGGAGGGCCCGGATCCGGCCGTACTGAACGCCGCGCTCGTCACGGCCGGCGTACGCGTCCGCGGCTTCGGGACCGAACGGGCCTCCCTGGAGGACGTCTTCGTGGCACTGACGGGAGAGGGCTTCGATGTCGCGGACTGA
- a CDS encoding LolA family protein has protein sequence MPRNESTRITGEWDDEGKRSGRRKAVRYGVPVVVAGVAAATIGLVPAFAGPGDPDLPGISAQDLIAKVAASDVRQLSGTVRISTDLGLPELPGGMSADAFGGSGRGEDGGAADPKDKLMELASGTHTLRVAADGADRQRVSVIDKAAEYSLVRNGDKVWAYDSGSNTAFRATGPEAGKHAAPRSMGDMTPQTLAERALEAAGDTTSVTVDGTAKIAGRDAYQLLVKPKQAGSTVGSVRIAVDAENGVPLRFTLTPKSGGAPAVEAAFASVDFDKPEASTFAFTPPKGAKIIDGDEVRTQHEGKPGEFPKKLPGGLPQELNEARSGDAGGMDVIGHGWTAIAKIDGGGEGLDGKAAEGRKPGAPEAAKFLDSMGEKVTGSFGSGHVFSTRLVNALMTDDGTVYVGAVDRQTLIRTANTAK, from the coding sequence ATGCCACGGAACGAATCGACACGGATCACCGGCGAATGGGACGACGAAGGAAAGCGGTCAGGACGGCGCAAGGCTGTCCGGTACGGCGTTCCGGTCGTGGTGGCGGGGGTGGCGGCGGCGACGATCGGGCTGGTCCCGGCGTTCGCCGGCCCCGGTGATCCCGACCTGCCCGGGATATCCGCCCAGGACCTGATCGCGAAGGTGGCCGCGTCGGACGTGCGGCAGCTGTCCGGCACGGTGCGGATCAGCACCGACCTCGGCCTGCCGGAGCTGCCCGGCGGCATGAGCGCCGACGCGTTCGGCGGCTCGGGCCGGGGCGAGGACGGCGGAGCCGCCGATCCCAAGGACAAGCTCATGGAGCTGGCCTCCGGCACGCACACGCTGCGGGTGGCCGCCGACGGCGCCGACCGGCAGCGGGTGTCCGTCATCGACAAGGCCGCCGAGTACAGCCTGGTCCGCAACGGCGACAAGGTATGGGCGTACGACAGCGGCAGCAACACCGCCTTCCGCGCCACCGGCCCGGAGGCCGGGAAGCACGCGGCGCCTCGGTCGATGGGGGACATGACCCCGCAGACCCTTGCCGAGCGGGCGCTCGAGGCGGCCGGTGACACCACGTCGGTCACCGTCGACGGCACCGCGAAGATCGCCGGGCGGGACGCCTACCAGCTGCTGGTCAAGCCCAAGCAGGCCGGCTCGACCGTCGGTTCCGTCCGTATCGCGGTGGACGCGGAGAACGGCGTGCCGCTGCGGTTCACGCTGACGCCGAAGAGCGGTGGCGCCCCGGCCGTCGAGGCGGCCTTCGCCTCGGTCGACTTCGACAAGCCGGAGGCGAGCACGTTCGCCTTCACCCCGCCGAAGGGCGCGAAGATCATCGACGGCGACGAGGTCCGTACGCAGCACGAGGGCAAGCCCGGTGAATTCCCGAAGAAGCTGCCCGGCGGGCTGCCGCAGGAACTGAACGAGGCACGGTCCGGGGACGCGGGCGGCATGGACGTCATCGGCCACGGCTGGACCGCGATCGCGAAGATCGACGGCGGCGGCGAGGGGCTGGACGGGAAGGCGGCCGAGGGGCGGAAGCCGGGCGCTCCCGAGGCCGCGAAGTTCCTGGACTCGATGGGCGAGAAGGTGACCGGCAGCTTCGGCTCCGGGCACGTCTTCAGCACGCGCCTGGTCAACGCCCTGATGACGGACGACGGCACGGTCTACGTCGGCGCCGTCGACCGGCAGACCCTGATCAGGACGGCGAACACGGCGAAGTGA
- a CDS encoding polyprenyl synthetase family protein: MTVVGPFGLSVRDQALEADVQAGLAAVEEGLLEATKSDVPFITDAAQHLVRAGGKRFRPLLVTLAAQFGDPHAPGIIPSAVVVELTHLATLYHDDVMDEADVRRGVASANARWGNSVAVLTGDFLFARASHILADLGPEAVRIQAEAFERLVTGQILETAGPRDGRDPIEHYLDVIAGKTGSLIAVAGRFGAMMSGADEATVDILTQYGERLGTAFQLADDVLDIASDSHESGKTPGTDLREGIPTLPVLHLRALAASDTATDADRALADLLAQDLTDDARHAEALAGLRAHPALEQARRDTVRYAQEARATLAPLPECTAKTALQELCDAVVHRAG; the protein is encoded by the coding sequence GTGACCGTCGTCGGGCCCTTCGGGCTGAGCGTGCGGGACCAGGCTCTTGAGGCCGATGTCCAGGCCGGGTTGGCGGCTGTCGAGGAGGGCCTGCTGGAGGCCACCAAGAGCGACGTGCCGTTCATCACCGACGCCGCACAGCACCTCGTCCGCGCAGGTGGCAAGCGCTTCCGGCCGCTGCTGGTGACGCTGGCGGCCCAGTTCGGCGACCCGCACGCGCCCGGCATCATCCCCTCGGCCGTGGTCGTGGAGCTGACGCACCTGGCGACGCTGTACCACGACGACGTCATGGACGAGGCCGACGTACGCCGCGGGGTGGCCAGCGCGAACGCCCGCTGGGGCAACTCCGTCGCCGTCCTGACCGGTGACTTCCTCTTCGCGCGCGCCTCGCACATCCTGGCCGACCTGGGCCCGGAGGCGGTCCGCATCCAGGCCGAGGCGTTCGAACGCCTGGTCACCGGCCAGATCCTGGAGACCGCGGGGCCGCGCGACGGCCGCGACCCGATCGAGCATTACCTCGACGTGATCGCGGGCAAGACCGGCTCGCTGATCGCCGTCGCGGGCCGCTTCGGCGCGATGATGTCCGGCGCCGACGAGGCCACCGTCGACATCCTCACGCAGTACGGCGAACGCCTGGGCACCGCCTTCCAGCTCGCCGACGACGTACTGGACATCGCCAGCGACTCCCACGAGTCCGGCAAGACCCCCGGCACCGACCTGCGCGAAGGCATCCCGACACTGCCGGTCCTGCACCTCCGGGCGCTCGCCGCCTCGGACACCGCGACCGACGCCGACCGCGCGCTGGCCGACCTCCTGGCGCAGGACCTCACCGACGACGCCCGGCACGCCGAGGCGCTGGCCGGACTGCGTGCCCACCCCGCCCTCGAACAGGCCCGGCGCGACACGGTCCGGTACGCCCAGGAGGCCCGCGCGACGCTGGCGCCGCTGCCGGAGTGCACGGCGAAGACGGCGCTGCAGGAGCTGTGCGACGCGGTGGTGCACCGGGCGGGCTGA
- a CDS encoding peptide MFS transporter yields MSGPPHPSDDRSFLGHPRGLLTLSGLEVWERFSFLGMQAILVLYFADQVAHGGLGMAENTAASVTAAYGTLVYLVSVAGGWLADRMLGSYRAVLWGGVLIACGHYCMAVPTAAMTWVGLGLIIAGTGLLKPNVSTMVGKLYATEDERRDAGFALYYMGINIGAFLAPLVIGWLGQKQGWHWGFSAAAVGMTLGLIQYVAGRKGLAGRKHSAEYALPQAAMRRATWLIAGGCVLVAVVATALTPTGWLTLDRTVDVLTVLSVLAPVAYFVVMFRSPRVGTEERGRLRPYLVLFAASVVFNFVLFQSYSTMTLLAASHADTAILGWEFPSTWYNSVLGGAEVLLAPVVAAVWVKLGRRQPHASHKIAYGVLLGGLSFLVMVPATHGQSGDWKMAAWWILLSYVLLGLGDILLETTGMSATTKLAPAAFASQTMTLWFLSLALANGIQAQAVKFFGEIPNDLYFGLNGAFAVVVGLAVIAAGPWLRRTMHPVH; encoded by the coding sequence GTGTCCGGACCACCGCACCCCAGCGACGACCGTTCCTTCCTCGGCCACCCACGAGGACTGCTGACGCTCTCGGGCCTGGAGGTCTGGGAACGGTTCTCCTTCCTCGGCATGCAGGCCATCCTGGTCCTGTACTTCGCCGATCAGGTCGCGCACGGCGGTCTGGGCATGGCCGAGAACACCGCGGCGTCCGTCACCGCCGCCTACGGCACCCTGGTCTACCTCGTCTCGGTCGCCGGCGGCTGGCTCGCGGACCGGATGCTCGGCTCCTACCGCGCCGTCCTGTGGGGCGGCGTCCTCATCGCCTGCGGCCACTACTGCATGGCCGTGCCCACCGCGGCCATGACGTGGGTGGGCCTGGGCCTGATCATCGCCGGTACGGGCCTGCTGAAGCCGAACGTCTCGACCATGGTCGGCAAGCTCTACGCCACCGAGGACGAGCGCCGGGACGCCGGCTTCGCGCTGTACTACATGGGCATCAACATCGGCGCCTTCCTCGCGCCGCTGGTCATCGGCTGGCTGGGCCAGAAGCAGGGCTGGCACTGGGGCTTCTCCGCCGCCGCGGTCGGCATGACGCTGGGCCTGATCCAGTACGTCGCGGGGCGCAAGGGGCTCGCGGGCCGCAAGCACAGCGCCGAGTACGCCCTGCCGCAGGCGGCGATGCGCCGCGCGACCTGGCTGATCGCCGGCGGCTGCGTGCTGGTCGCCGTCGTCGCCACGGCCCTCACGCCGACCGGGTGGCTGACCCTGGACCGCACCGTGGACGTCCTGACGGTGCTCTCGGTGCTCGCGCCCGTCGCCTACTTCGTGGTGATGTTCCGCAGCCCGCGGGTCGGTACCGAGGAGCGCGGCCGGCTCCGCCCGTACCTCGTGCTCTTCGCCGCGTCGGTGGTCTTCAACTTCGTCCTCTTCCAGTCGTACTCGACCATGACGCTGTTGGCCGCCAGCCATGCGGACACCGCGATCCTCGGCTGGGAGTTCCCTTCCACCTGGTACAACTCGGTGCTCGGCGGTGCCGAGGTGCTGCTCGCGCCGGTCGTCGCGGCCGTCTGGGTCAAGCTCGGCAGGCGCCAGCCGCACGCCTCCCACAAGATCGCGTACGGCGTGCTCCTGGGCGGCCTGTCCTTCCTCGTCATGGTCCCCGCCACGCACGGGCAGAGCGGCGACTGGAAGATGGCCGCCTGGTGGATCCTGCTCTCCTACGTGCTGCTCGGCCTCGGCGACATCCTGCTGGAGACCACCGGCATGTCCGCGACGACCAAGCTGGCGCCCGCCGCCTTCGCCAGCCAGACGATGACCCTGTGGTTCCTCTCGCTCGCCCTGGCCAACGGCATCCAGGCGCAGGCCGTGAAGTTCTTCGGCGAGATCCCCAACGACCTGTACTTCGGTCTCAACGGCGCCTTCGCGGTCGTCGTGGGCCTCGCGGTGATCGCCGCGGGCCCGTGGCTGCGCCGCACCATGCACCCCGTCCACTAA
- a CDS encoding CocE/NonD family hydrolase: MHIRTDLPHRTFQEDVRIPLPDGTQLYARIWRPYGTEPVPALLEYLPYRLSDWTAPRDAQRHPYYAGHGYASVRVDVRGHGNSEGLPTDEYSETELADGVAVIEWLASQPWCSGKVGMFGISWGGFNSLQLAARAPEALKAIVTVCSADDRFDNDVHYTGGSLLAVDMHAWAATMLAFVSRPPDPAQVGDGWRKQWTDRLEAVDPFLHTWLGHQSRDAYWRHGSVCEDYSAIKAAVLAVGGWHDPYRDTVLRLVEHLDAPVRGLIGPWSHQYPDRGLPPGPAIGFLQETLRWWDHYLKGEDTGVEDDPLLRSWISESHPPATVYDELPGRWVADPAWPSPHVTPTAYALPGDRPLLVRSPQHTGVDAGRYFPFGNDADLPPDQREEDGRSVCFDLPELTERVEILGRPRVTLRLTSEVPRGQVIARICDVAPDGSSTLVTRGVLNLLTRHGRDRAVEWMPGTTEDVTFELNGIGHAFPAGHRIRVALSSAYWPWIWPHAGSEAGWTVDPAASTVELPVRTPRADEPEITFAEPEQSEPLGVVFPDGGDQRPERKVIRDVAAGTWTLEVDPRYGGTRIYPDGLEFTEDALETYRIDSADPESAATRSDWSIRLHRPELGWDARVETRSEITTDGGDFVTRNEVVCHDGEEEIFRRSWERRIPRTAV, from the coding sequence ATGCACATCCGGACCGACCTCCCGCACCGGACGTTCCAGGAGGACGTCCGCATCCCCCTCCCGGACGGCACCCAGCTCTACGCCCGCATCTGGCGCCCGTACGGCACGGAGCCCGTCCCCGCCCTGCTCGAATACCTGCCCTACCGGCTCAGCGACTGGACCGCGCCGCGCGACGCCCAGCGCCACCCGTACTACGCGGGCCACGGCTACGCCTCCGTACGCGTCGACGTCCGCGGCCACGGCAACTCCGAGGGGCTGCCGACCGACGAGTACTCCGAGACCGAGCTCGCCGACGGCGTCGCCGTCATCGAGTGGCTGGCCTCGCAGCCCTGGTGCTCCGGGAAGGTCGGCATGTTCGGCATCTCCTGGGGCGGCTTCAACAGCCTCCAGCTCGCGGCGCGCGCACCCGAGGCGCTGAAGGCGATCGTCACGGTCTGCTCGGCCGACGACCGGTTCGACAACGACGTGCACTACACCGGCGGGTCGCTGCTCGCCGTCGACATGCATGCCTGGGCCGCCACGATGCTCGCCTTCGTCTCCCGGCCGCCGGACCCGGCGCAGGTCGGCGACGGCTGGCGCAAGCAGTGGACGGACCGCCTCGAAGCGGTCGACCCGTTCCTCCACACCTGGCTGGGCCATCAGTCCCGGGACGCGTACTGGCGGCACGGCAGCGTCTGCGAGGACTACTCGGCGATCAAGGCGGCGGTGCTCGCCGTCGGCGGCTGGCACGACCCGTACCGCGACACCGTCCTGCGGCTGGTCGAACACCTCGACGCGCCCGTACGCGGTCTCATCGGGCCCTGGTCGCACCAGTACCCCGACCGCGGCCTGCCGCCCGGCCCCGCGATCGGCTTCCTCCAGGAGACCCTGCGCTGGTGGGACCACTACCTCAAGGGCGAGGACACCGGCGTCGAGGACGACCCGCTGCTGCGCTCCTGGATCAGCGAGTCGCACCCGCCGGCCACCGTCTACGACGAGCTGCCGGGCCGCTGGGTCGCCGATCCGGCCTGGCCGTCCCCGCACGTGACGCCGACGGCGTACGCCCTGCCCGGCGACCGGCCGCTGCTGGTCCGCTCCCCGCAGCACACCGGCGTCGACGCGGGCCGCTACTTCCCGTTCGGCAACGACGCCGACCTGCCGCCGGACCAGCGTGAGGAGGACGGCCGCTCGGTCTGCTTCGACCTGCCGGAGCTGACCGAGCGGGTGGAGATCCTGGGCCGCCCCCGGGTGACCCTGCGGCTGACCTCCGAGGTGCCGCGCGGCCAGGTCATCGCCCGCATCTGCGACGTGGCCCCCGACGGCTCGTCCACGCTGGTCACCCGCGGCGTGCTCAACCTGCTCACGCGGCACGGCCGGGACCGGGCCGTGGAGTGGATGCCGGGCACGACGGAGGACGTGACCTTCGAGCTGAACGGCATCGGACACGCCTTCCCCGCCGGGCACCGCATCCGCGTCGCGCTCTCCTCCGCGTACTGGCCGTGGATCTGGCCGCACGCGGGCAGCGAGGCGGGCTGGACCGTCGACCCGGCCGCCAGCACGGTCGAACTGCCGGTCCGCACCCCGCGCGCCGACGAACCGGAGATCACCTTCGCGGAGCCCGAACAGTCCGAGCCGCTGGGCGTGGTCTTCCCCGACGGCGGCGACCAGCGCCCCGAGCGCAAGGTGATCCGGGACGTCGCGGCGGGCACCTGGACGCTGGAGGTGGACCCCCGGTACGGCGGCACCCGGATCTACCCGGACGGGCTGGAGTTCACCGAGGACGCGCTGGAGACGTACCGCATCGACAGCGCCGACCCGGAGAGCGCGGCGACCCGGTCGGACTGGTCGATCCGGCTGCACCGGCCGGAGCTCGGCTGGGACGCCCGCGTCGAGACCCGCTCGGAGATCACCACGGACGGCGGCGACTTCGTCACGCGCAACGAGGTCGTGTGCCACGACGGCGAGGAAGAGATCTTCCGCCGCAGCTGGGAGCGCCGCATTCCCCGCACGGCGGTGTGA